The Acanthochromis polyacanthus isolate Apoly-LR-REF ecotype Palm Island chromosome 10, KAUST_Apoly_ChrSc, whole genome shotgun sequence genome includes the window TTGCCAGTAGGTGCTGGAGCCTTCTTTACCTGCTCTCCATAATCCTCCCCCCAGCTGTTTTTGATGGCCCAGAAGGGGATACCTttacctgaaaacacaaaaacgtcCATACGTGTCACTTAACTTCATCCTGCCGCCTGATTTACAAACTTCCAATTCTTTCCATTGTCATTACTAAGGAGTGAGGATGACAACAGGATTTAAATACTTACGTTCTCCATATCCCACCATCAGCACAGCGTGGTCGATCATCCAGGGGTTGCAGAAGATCTTCAGAGGGTGAGACACACCCTTTCTGTAGAACTACAGGAATTCAACAGATAACTACAGTGAGATAAATGTGATTGGGTGCTGCTGATCCTTCAGTTCTAGTGAAAATCAGAAGCATCTTGAATCTCTTTATGTCTAGTTTACTTGGAGGTGACGGTATTTAATTCTAACATTATTATAGCAGTAGTCATTAATATGTATTATAGTTGTAATATTATTAatagtatttttattatttgtaataataatatagcACTTTTGTAAAGAAttacaaagtgcttaacaagaGACTAAATAGTAAATCATGCCAAATCTATagaataacaagaaaaaaacaaacgtaTAGAAAGGAATATACCAGTCAAACCGTTATCAGCATCAGTGGTGGGAACATTTTTAAGATTCTTTACTTAAGTAAACATACCAATAGAGCAATGTAAAATACTCCATTACAGGTAAAAATCCTACAACTACCAGCACAAAAATGTGGCTTTATTACAGTAAATTTCCTGGTTTGGTCCCTATGACTTATTATAACATTAGATTACTAACAGTGAAGCATCGGTGTGCCAGCAGCTCGtcacatcattattattattagaggaaagaagaaaaaaaatctgatacaccaatctgttttcattttttggacCTTGTTCTTAATCTCTGGTTTTTGGTGAGAAATTAGATCATTGCGATGAAAccatgtgagaaaaaaaatcactatttggTGGGACTGTTTACAACTCATACATATCTGAAATCCAACTTGACTAGAGGCCACATATGGTACAAACTACTGGTTCAACCTTTAACAATTAACTTTATTCTAAAGCTTATTTTTATATGTATTATGATCCATTGTGTGAAATCTTCATCTTAACAGTAACTacagctgtcagataaatgtagtggagtagaaactacaatatttccctctgaaatgtagcTGAGTAAAAGTGTAAAGTAACATAAAATGCAAATACTCAAGTAAGGCAAAAGAACCTCAGAAATGTACATAAGTACAGTGCTTGAGTAAATATACTTAGTTAGCAATTAACTTCATCTTGCAGTTTGATTTACAAACTTCCGATTCTTTATGTCCTCAAATCTGGAACTCCCCCCGAGTACCTGAGAGCTCCACAGACAGTGGATGCTTTTAAAAAAGGCCTAAagacttttctttttaacaaagtTTTAACCAAACATGCCCCagaatgtttctattttttattgttattttatctgactgctctgtttttatttcatgattGTCATCTTAAATGTGGCACTTTGAGATTTCGcctaaatgaaaagtgcattacaaataaaatgcattattattattattattattaatattattataagCATAGGATGCATTAGATTTGCAGACGCATTGCACTGACAAACGTACCTGCATAGCAAAAGCATTCAGAGCAACAGAGATCGGTCCATTCTCAGCCAACCAAGCAGCAATGTCTGAGGaggaaaaaatctaaatgaatcATTTATCAGCCTTTTTTtcacactgcaacacactgcTGCATGCTAAGACACATCCCTGTGTTTACATCACTGTTTTTGCATATGAACTCTGATTAGTGTCTAACCACTCTCACATGTACTCATTCTTGCTGTGAATATGTGAGCTTCTGCTGACatatttctctcctttttcttcGTCATGTCTCTATTTCTTCCTCCCACTCACCCTTCTCATCTTTGGACAGCTCCACAGAGCTGTTGATGTAGGCGACTACCTTCCTCGTGGTGAAGTCACACTTCTGCTTGTGCCCGGTGTAAGAGTAATCAGTTTCAGTCTCCACACCACCTTAACCACACACCAGAGACAAACATCAAATGATGTCATGTTTGTGCTCAGCTTTCGTTTTGATTTTCAGAAATCCCTTTCCTTAAATCTCAGGCCTGTGGAATCCTTTTCCCTGTCATCAAAAATAGCCAAAACAGAAACCAGATGTTTGAAAATGGTTGGTTGAGCACATCGGTTTCTTACCCAGCTTCTCAATGGCTTCATAAGCGTTTGATGGCAGGCCTCCTCTGCACGCCTGGTCCAGCCCATCACAGTCCACCAGCTCTGTGAGGAACAAAGCAACCCACCAATCAAACCATGATGTTCTTTCTTTAGGCACATGAGAAAGTTACTGAATAACTGTCATCTGTGTTTGTTCAGGTCTGCAGATGTGTGTTACCTTGTTCAGAAAGTGACAGCAGTGTTCCATTCTTCAGGAACCACTGGCCTTCAATGTTGCCGATGACAGAAAAAGCCCAGCATGATCCACACATGCCCTGTGAGACACGACCCAGTCAGCACCACGGCATTATTCAGTCTTTATTAAAACCTTATTTACGGTCACTGTCTCATAATTAACTGTTTTTGCACCTGGTTCTTAACAGGACCGACAGCTCCGTGATCACGCCAATCCCAGCTGTCAGGGGCAGGGCCTTGGGGCGGAGTGGCTGGTTTCATTGGTCGATGGAGAGTCCACTGACTCAGCAGCGGGTTCAGGTAAGTCGAGCGAAACTCCTCCTCTGTAGAAAAGCAGAATGAGAGCAGACAGATCTTCATGTCACTTAAGAAGATGTTTCTGAAGCAAAGCTGAAGCAACACATGAAAAGCAGAAGGAGCATTTCCTCTTTGGAAACTGTGGAAATAAATGCACAAGCAGTCACGCACCAGTTAGGTCGCTGAACTTGGTGACTCCATATTCAGCTGAACCTTGATCCAAAGACTGGAGCTTCTCAGCAGTTTTCAGGTTCTGGTGGAAGATGCGCAAACGACGGTCGGCCTCTGCAAAGTCAAAGACGCACAATTAAAGAATCATCTGACACTTAATGAAACTCTGTTTTACTGCCTTGTacattaattttacattttaagtgaCACTTGCACATTACAGTCAGTGAGTAGGTGCTTTCATCTGGGCTGATTTTGAAAGT containing:
- the ctsf gene encoding cathepsin F, with amino-acid sequence MELVFLWLALAAVLGSVLGLGEDLDRPLFGPPGSPIRLQESDPGLKKALLYAEERYNRGSNAMHLRRVSRFISATKQLVKGIRYTVTVELSNTQCKKSAMLRTCDFYPESQKLKTEVCVFEVWDIPWQGTSTLLKQKCQPKAELEVEETNKVEDPSTSQPLEESVELLGQFKEFMVRYNKDYSSQEEADRRLRIFHQNLKTAEKLQSLDQGSAEYGVTKFSDLTEEEFRSTYLNPLLSQWTLHRPMKPATPPQGPAPDSWDWRDHGAVGPVKNQGMCGSCWAFSVIGNIEGQWFLKNGTLLSLSEQELVDCDGLDQACRGGLPSNAYEAIEKLGGVETETDYSYTGHKQKCDFTTRKVVAYINSSVELSKDEKDIAAWLAENGPISVALNAFAMQFYRKGVSHPLKIFCNPWMIDHAVLMVGYGERKGIPFWAIKNSWGEDYGEQGYYYLYRGSNACGINKMCSSAVVN